Proteins co-encoded in one Odontesthes bonariensis isolate fOdoBon6 chromosome 24, fOdoBon6.hap1, whole genome shotgun sequence genomic window:
- the arhgap18 gene encoding rho GTPase-activating protein 18 isoform X3 yields MSRQRSSSAMDIIRSRRTGHYTIQQNQNTRHGDGCDSSSAASTPKTSGFSSLPNIKSRPSPTSMRSNSQDSLDDLEMVFWKEVENIKSEGGEAGRGEGESQEEEQQKPPEEGEHEEAWLTEAGLARLFDDSLPADDQDQEEDSAVFLSTLTRAQAAAVERRVTTVQQTQRRRNRQHLPDVRDIFRPPEKVEEPHKFDGGSKDRQQDSSPAPAETETELDVEVAFSEQALSYWDNHQRLKVTSSSNTSDDKLPNFKVHRDKTGQTRVGDLSPLDMKKVRRVMLVEMTALFDTAGIDLKSHKAVKVKTKESGLFGVPLATLLDLDQRRAPSTKVPFILHRLISHIEEEGLETEGLLRIPGAATRVKSLCQELETSFYDGMFPWQQLKQHDAASLLKLFIRELPHPLLTVEYLNAFIAVNKLPTKKQQLQALNLLVLLLPEANRDTLKALVEFFQRVIDHQAKNKMTLNNISVVMAPNIFMFKGFRSKVTEQQEFSMATRTANIVRLLIRYQNLLWTIPKFILIQVRHQNMENQRKQNKERAVRKLLKKITTDKATDKPVSEQENSQGFIRVQAPQFSKVSMAVQLTEELQAADVLTRFLSQDSSLTVKKEDLCLYEIGGNIKERCLDGETYMKDLFQLNPTAEWVIKAVQQ; encoded by the exons CCGTAGAACGGGCCACTACACTAttcaacagaaccagaacacacGACATGGAGACGGATGTGATTCATCCTCGGCTGCCAGTACTCCAAAAACCAGCGGCTTTTCATCACTTCCCAATATCAAGTCCAGGCCATCGCCCACATCTATGCGCAGCAATTCTCAG GACTCTCTGGATGACCTGGAGATGGTTTTCTGGAAGGAAGTGGAGAATATCAAGAGTGAAGGAGGAGAAGCAGGCAGGGGAGAAGGAGAATCTCAAGAAGAGGAGCAGCAGAAACCTCCTGAAG aaGGAGAGCACGAGGAGGCGTGGCTTACAGAGGCAGGGCTAGCGCGGCTGTTTGATGATTCATTGCCCGCTGATGACCAGGACCAG GAAGAAGACAGCGCAGTGTTCCTGTCCACCCTCACAAGAGCGCAGGCCGCAGCTGTGGAGCGCCGAGTGACAACAGTGCAACAGACGCAACGGCGACGCAACCGCCAACACTTGCCTGATGTTCGAGATATATTTAGACCTCCTGAAAAG GTTGAAGAGCCTCACAAATTTGATGGGGGAAGCAAGGACAGACAACAAGATTCGTCCCCAGCCCCAGCCG AAACGGAGACGGAACTGGACGTTGAAGTGGCGTTTTCAGAGCAGGCGCTCTCTTATTGGGACAACCatcaaaggttaaaggtcacctcCAGCTCTAATACATCAGACGACAAGCTCCCA AATTTTAAGGTCCATCGAGATAAAACAGGTCAGACCAGAGTAGGAGATCTGTCACCTTTGGATATGAAAAAG GTGCGTAGAGTCATGCTTGTGGAGATGACTGCTCTGTTTGACACTGCTGGAATCGACCTGAAGTCGCATAAAGCTGTCAAAGTTAAAACCAAAG AAAGCGGTCTGTTTGGCGTTCCACTTGCCACCTTATTGGATCTAGACCAGAGACGGGCTCCTAGTACCAAAGTGCCATTTATACTGCACAGG CTCATTAGTCATATTGAGGAGGAGGGATTAGAAACAGAGGGGTTGCTACGGATCCCTGGAGCAGCCACTAGAGTGAAG TCACTGTGCCAGGAGCTCGAGACCTCTTTCTACGATGGgatgtttccatggcaacagttGAAGCAGCACGATGCTGCTAGCCTTTTGAAGCTGTTCATCAGGGAGCTGCCCCATCCACTGCTAACTGTGGAGTACCTCAATGCATTCATTGCTGTCAACA AGCTCCCCACaaaaaaacagcagctacaGGCTTTGAACCTGCTGGTCCTTTTGTTACCCGAAGCCAATCGGGACACTTTGAAG GCATTGGTGGAGTTTTTCCAGCGCGTGATTGACCATCAGGCCAAAAATAAAATGACTCTGAACAATATCTCTGTTGTCATGGCACCCAACATCTTCATGTTCAAAGGTTTTCGGTCCAAGGTTACAGAGCAGCAGGAGTTCTCCATGGCAACCAGAACGGCCAACATTGTCCGGCTGCTGATTAGATACCAGAATCTTCTGTGGACA ATCCCCAAGTTCATTTTGATCCAGGTCAGACATCAAAACATGGAAAATCAGCGGAAACAAAATAAAGAGAGAGCTGTAAGGAAGCTGTTGAAGAAGATAACCACTGACAAAGCAACGGATAAGCCTGTCTCTGAG CAGGAGAATTCGCAGGGATTTATTCGAGTCCAAGCACCTCAGTTCAGCAAAGTTTCCATGGCAGTTCAGCTTACCGAAGAGTTACAAGCTGCTGATGTATTAACACGCTTCCTCAGCCAAGACAG TTCGCTGACAGTGAAGAAAGAAGATTTGTGTCTCTATGAGATTGGTGGAAACATCA